One genomic region from Brienomyrus brachyistius isolate T26 unplaced genomic scaffold, BBRACH_0.4 scaffold565, whole genome shotgun sequence encodes:
- the LOC125729200 gene encoding uncharacterized protein LOC125729200 isoform X2, with translation MNEAKFNKPSTLPFTHDVQLLHKHLETTANAASENLKKTSSSQSYAELAKATLARVIIFNRRRAGEVSKMQLKSFQERENTLLHADVAVGLSKFEQKLCSHFSRVEIRGKRGRKVAVLLTPDMVDALTLLVNKRTECAVQDNCFLFARPKCQSHYRGQDCLRLYATQCGAQNPQHLRSTHLRKHVATLSQILNLKNNELDQVADFLGHDIRVHREYYRLPEATTQLAKISKLLLAMEKGCLPNFQGKSLDEIEIEDEINLTDGSDGTEPDSDTEDATLGTPRLNESQSIQPATEDNAGGSTDSISGL, from the exons ATGAATGAAGCAAAATTCAATAAACCGTCAACACTGCCTTTCACTCATGATGTTCAGCTCCTTCATAAACACCTGGAAACTACTGCCAATGCAGCATCTGAAAACCTGAAAAAAACATCATCATCACAAAGTTATGCAGAACTTGCAAAAGCTACCCTTGCAAGGGTAATTATTTTCAATCGTAGGCGTGCCGGTGAAGTATCTAAAATGCAGCTCAAAAGCTTCCAGGAAAGAGAGAACACACTACTTCACGCAGATGTTGCAGTAGGTCTTTCCAAATTTGAGCAGAAACTCTGTAGTCATTTTAGTAGAGTTGAAATCAGAGGTAAAAGAGGTCGAAAGGTTGCTGTCCTCCTCACACCAGATATGGTAGATGCCCTAACACTTCTGGTGAATAAAAGAACAGAGTGTGCGGTTCAGGATAACTGCTTCTTGTTTGCTAGACCCAAATGCCAGAGTCATTACAGAGGTCAAGATTGCTTGCGGCTCTATGCAACTCAGTGTGGTGCTCAAAATCCACAACATCTCAGGTCAACACATTTGCGCAAACACGTGGCCACTCTATCACAAATTCTTAATTTGAAAAACAATGAATTAGATCAAGTTGCTGACTTCTTGGGGCACGATATTCGTGTACACCGTGAGTATTACAGGCTTCCAGAAGCGACAACTCAGCTGGCAAAAATATCCAAACTTCTGCTTGCTATGGAAAAAGGGTGTCTCCCTAACTTTCAAGGCAAATCACTCGATGAAATTGAAATTGAAG atgagatcaacttaactgatggcAGTGATGGAACTGAACCTGACAGTGATACAGAGGATGCTACCTTGGGCACACCAAGACTGAATG AAAGTCAAAGCATTCAGCCAGCTACAGAAGATAATGCTGGAGGCTCAACAGATTCCATCAGTG
- the LOC125729199 gene encoding uncharacterized protein LOC125729199: protein MDKCSACFGPVAPLKWIGLRCKVCSKFWHKNCFAKFEKNDEEPLSWDIGFSSSDEEVSLSDEEYVPDSDSESCSSVELAAGYVNNVQNKCSSNEQNVKVATSECTKSQKTKLNQEGVSKGSQYLKARKVSCLNEDDLFCCLEELTSGESDNESDSSAEGTDLLSSTSQVKRLSEIKRSSKVDALINRSDRVSLPRKDHKTPTSEQQLEIIGGTSALDLPGDYKDVSVAGAKGNMAGAEKCLQSSDISCSENKNYCYICGKPQSKISRHLKTHLTEVEVAEALSFPKRSKERKRLLEKIRNKGNYRHNSNVLEKGNGLLKVKRRPNKDCDSKQFVHCMYCKAMFGRKELWRHVRRCSSKPGSVSEHQGRTRVLGLAAMAESTSLQQISGGVWKLLSAMKQDDISSVVRNDFCILQLAQSFFNKHGNDPTKFEYIRQKLREIGRFLITLRSESSIYSLEEAIKPANFQHVIEAVKKVSGHDEEKNYYQRPSLALKLGHTLQKVCELIHCRGLMAEDEELIKSSYIPPSGLS from the exons TGTGCTCTAAATTTTGGCACAAGAACTGCTTTGCAAAATTTGAAAAGAATGATGAAGAACCACTTTCATGG GATATAGGATTTTCAAGTTCTGATGAGGAAGTGTCACTCTCAGATGAGGAATATGTCCCAGACTCAGACAGTGAATCGTGCAGTTCAGTGGAGTTAGCAGCAGGATATGTAAACAATGTCCAAAACAAATGTTCCTCAAATGAACAGAACGTGAAAGTTGCCACCTCAGAGTGCACCAAATCTCAGAAAACAAAGTTGAACCAGGAAGGTGTAAGCAAAGGTTCACAGTATTTGAAGGCCAGGAAAGTGTCTTGTTTAAATGAGGATGATTTATTTTGTTGTCTGGAGGAGTTGACAAGTGGAGAATCAGACAATGAGTCAGACAGTTCTGCAGAAGGGACAGATTTACTTTCAAGCACCAGTCAAGTTAAACGCCTTTCAGAGATCAAAAGATCATCAAAAGTTGACGCTTTAATTAATAGATCAGATCGTGTTTCTTTGCCCAGAAAAGACCATAAAACACCTACAAGTGAACAGCAGTTGGAAATAATAGGTGGTACTAGTGCACTTGATTTGCCTGGAGATTATAAGGATGTATCAGTGGCAGGAGCAAAGGGTAACATGGCTGGAGCTGAGAAATGTCTTCAATCATCAGACATTTCTTGTTCTGAAAATAAGaattactgttacatttgtgggAAACCACAGTCAAAAATATCTCGTCATTTAAAAACCCATTTGACTGAAGTTGAAGTTGCAGAAGCACTGTCATTTCCAAAACGCTCAAAAGAACGCAAAAGACTACTAGAAAAAATTCGGAACAAGGGGAACTATCGGCATAATTCCAATGTATTAGAGAAAGGAAATgggttgcttaaagtaaaacgaAGGCCAAACAAAGATTGTGATTCAAAACAGTTTGTGCATTGTATGTACTGCAAAGCAATGTTTGGGCGTAAAGAACTATGGCGACATGTGAGAAGATGTTCCTCAAAGCCAGGTTCAGTAAGTGAACATCAGGGACGGACCAGAGTGTTGGGTTTGGCTGCCATGGCAGAGTCTACATCTTTGCAGCAGATATCTGGAGGAGTTTGGAAGCTCTTGAGTGCAATGAAGCAAGATGACATATCTTCTGTTGTACGCAATGACTTCTGCATTCTTCAGCTAGCGCAGTCATTCTTCAACAAACATGGAAATGACCCTACCAAGTTTGAATATATTCGTCAGAAGCTTCGAGAAATTGGGAGGTTTTTGATAACATTGCGCAGTGAGTCCTCTATATACAGCCTTGAGGAAGCTATAAAACCAGCTAATTTCCAGCATGTTATTGAAGCTGTGAAGAAAGTGTCAGGTCATGACGAAGAAAAAAACTACTACCAAAGGCCAAGCCTAGCATTGAAATTGGGCCACACATTGCAAAAGGTCTGCGAGCTCATCCACTGCAGAGGTCTAATGGCAGAAGATGAAGAGTTAATTAAGTCAAGCTATATACCACCAAGTGGTCTGAGCTAA